From Paenibacillus polymyxa, the proteins below share one genomic window:
- a CDS encoding glycosyltransferase family 4 protein, with translation MLRVALFTDTYTPDVNGAALTLERWIGYLETHGVSTLVFAPEADHHLSSGPGVERFRSIPFLLYRECRLAIPNAKQINERLSAFSPHLIHVATPFNLGLYGTSYAAKHHIPLVASYHTHFDKYLEYYKLRWLEPALWKYMLWFHRHCERVYVPSRSTMELLRNKGMGQLEIWGRGIDTDRFQPTVNREAIWEKWGVHADAFVILYVGRLAPEKGIDTLLDSYLQLPDDVRAASVLVIAGDGPLFKYKTAADIGVPEHTVHWLGFVKGAELAELYAAADVFLFPSTTETFGNVVLEAMASGTPVIGANEGGVKDNIIDGETGLLCPAGDAAAFAKAVLLLYEDAPLRDFLSRTGRAYSLEQTWDRIFERLLDSYMDAATLHLDSYPVTRI, from the coding sequence ATGCTTCGAGTCGCATTATTTACTGACACGTATACGCCTGACGTCAATGGCGCTGCTCTGACACTGGAACGATGGATTGGCTATTTGGAGACACATGGGGTATCTACGCTTGTCTTCGCACCGGAGGCAGATCATCATCTGTCCTCGGGGCCGGGCGTGGAGCGATTCCGAAGTATTCCCTTTTTATTGTACCGGGAATGCAGACTTGCCATCCCTAACGCCAAACAAATCAACGAGCGCCTGTCAGCCTTTTCCCCGCATCTAATTCATGTCGCTACTCCGTTTAACCTTGGCTTGTATGGAACAAGCTACGCTGCCAAACACCATATTCCACTCGTCGCCTCCTATCACACCCACTTTGATAAATACCTCGAATATTATAAGCTTCGCTGGCTTGAACCTGCATTATGGAAATACATGCTCTGGTTTCACAGACATTGTGAAAGGGTATATGTCCCCTCTCGGTCAACCATGGAATTGTTACGCAATAAAGGAATGGGACAGCTCGAAATCTGGGGTAGAGGAATTGATACCGACCGCTTCCAGCCCACAGTGAATCGCGAAGCGATATGGGAAAAATGGGGCGTTCATGCAGACGCATTTGTGATTTTATATGTGGGCAGACTTGCACCGGAAAAGGGGATAGACACGTTACTGGATTCCTATCTCCAGTTACCCGACGACGTCCGCGCAGCCTCAGTACTGGTCATTGCAGGAGATGGCCCATTGTTTAAGTACAAAACTGCAGCAGATATCGGGGTGCCAGAGCACACAGTTCACTGGCTTGGTTTTGTAAAAGGAGCGGAATTAGCTGAACTCTACGCTGCAGCCGATGTATTCCTCTTTCCCTCCACTACAGAAACCTTCGGTAACGTCGTGTTGGAGGCTATGGCCAGTGGCACACCCGTGATTGGCGCGAATGAAGGCGGGGTCAAAGACAATATAATCGATGGGGAAACAGGGCTACTGTGTCCAGCAGGGGACGCGGCTGCCTTTGCCAAAGCTGTACTCCTGTTGTACGAGGATGCCCCACTTCGCGACTTTCTGTCCAGAACCGGTAGAGCATACAGTCTGGAGCAGACATGGGACCGTATTTTTGAGCGGCTGCTGGACAGCTACATGGATGCAGCGACCCTACATCTCGACAGTTACCCTGTGACGCGAATATAA
- the helD gene encoding RNA polymerase recycling motor HelD: MSVTTEQQWNEEQRRVEDVTAVISGRIRKLETEVGSVRGDVVDMRKDFWDEVTINFSEADDVGETSTSLRQQSEILSERERRHKHSTEALGRLKKLLDSPYFARIDFAEEGQTAERIYLGIASLLDNQDEEFLIYDWRAPISNLYYDNMPGPASYKTPAGEMEGELTLKRQFSIRDGQIRFMFDTGVTIGDELLQAVLSRSSDAQMKSIVATIQTEQNRIIRDDRSRMLIVQGAAGSGKTSAALQRVAYLLYKYRDHLRADQVVLFSPNPMFNSYVSTVLPELGEENMLQATFQEYLERRLGREFQLEDPFEQLEYVLSASSQPGYEARMEGIRFKSSKTFLHVITGYKAHLEQKGMRFKPVRFQGREVISVEQLASKFYGFDSAVRLANRLELLRDWMLKELARFGKEECSAPWVDQQMDLMEPEDYQRAYNRMRRKSKNKGDTFDDFTREREILARMVVSDRLKPLRKWIKALRFVDTTRLYSELFMNETLLSELSNHAELPVNWSEISRQTLKRIQAGELAYEDVTPFLYLRELMLGFRSNSNIRHVFIDEAQDYSPFQLAFFKRLFPQAKMTALGDFNQAIYAHASVLQDAEPLYDLYGAEQTEMISLTRSYRSTQEIVEFTRGMVAGGEHIVPFNRKGEKPLVTEVNSREKLHQLITENVTKLLAEGYESIAVICKNADESAAAYEALEGQLPVKPKLIKKTTPAFEKGIHIIPAYLAKGVEFDAVLIYDGSAQVYQRESERKLFYTACTRAMHLLHIYSIGEITPFVSSQESETYIRKVE, encoded by the coding sequence ATGTCAGTGACTACTGAGCAGCAATGGAATGAGGAACAACGAAGAGTAGAAGATGTGACCGCAGTCATTAGCGGGCGTATTCGGAAGCTGGAGACAGAGGTTGGTTCTGTGCGAGGCGATGTCGTCGATATGCGTAAAGACTTCTGGGATGAGGTAACGATCAATTTCAGTGAGGCGGATGATGTGGGAGAGACGTCCACCAGTTTGCGTCAGCAGTCTGAGATTTTGTCTGAGCGGGAACGAAGACACAAGCATTCCACTGAGGCGTTAGGTCGTTTGAAAAAGTTGCTTGACTCACCTTATTTTGCACGTATTGATTTTGCTGAGGAAGGGCAGACTGCGGAGCGTATTTATCTGGGGATTGCCTCCCTGCTGGATAACCAGGATGAGGAATTTCTGATCTACGACTGGCGCGCACCTATTTCGAATCTTTATTACGATAACATGCCAGGTCCCGCTTCTTATAAGACCCCAGCAGGAGAGATGGAAGGAGAACTGACGCTCAAACGCCAATTCTCGATCCGTGACGGACAGATCCGCTTTATGTTCGATACCGGCGTCACCATTGGAGACGAACTCCTTCAAGCCGTATTAAGCCGGAGCTCGGATGCTCAAATGAAAAGCATTGTCGCCACCATTCAAACGGAGCAGAATCGCATCATTCGTGATGATCGAAGCCGGATGCTGATAGTTCAGGGAGCGGCAGGAAGCGGTAAAACCTCCGCTGCGCTTCAGAGAGTAGCATATTTGCTATACAAGTATCGGGATCACTTGCGAGCAGATCAGGTCGTGTTATTCTCGCCAAACCCCATGTTCAACAGTTATGTTTCGACAGTATTGCCTGAATTGGGTGAGGAAAATATGCTTCAGGCCACATTTCAGGAATATTTGGAACGGCGTTTGGGCCGGGAGTTTCAGCTAGAAGATCCTTTTGAGCAGCTGGAATATGTGCTATCAGCGTCGTCACAGCCTGGGTATGAGGCTAGGATGGAAGGTATCCGCTTTAAGTCATCCAAGACGTTCTTACATGTGATTACAGGCTACAAAGCGCACCTGGAACAAAAGGGAATGCGTTTTAAACCGGTTCGTTTTCAGGGACGTGAGGTGATTTCAGTAGAGCAATTGGCAAGCAAGTTTTATGGATTTGACTCGGCTGTGCGGCTGGCGAACAGATTGGAGCTGCTGCGTGATTGGATGCTCAAAGAACTGGCTCGCTTTGGTAAGGAAGAATGCTCCGCTCCTTGGGTGGACCAGCAGATGGATCTGATGGAGCCGGAGGATTATCAGCGTGCATATAACCGCATGCGCCGGAAATCCAAGAATAAAGGCGATACCTTCGACGACTTTACGCGTGAAAGAGAAATATTGGCGCGTATGGTGGTCAGTGATCGCTTAAAGCCCCTGCGCAAGTGGATTAAGGCACTTCGCTTCGTGGATACAACCCGTCTATACAGCGAGCTGTTTATGAACGAGACGTTATTAAGCGAACTGTCGAATCATGCAGAGCTGCCCGTCAACTGGAGTGAAATTAGTCGGCAAACTCTGAAACGCATTCAGGCTGGAGAACTAGCGTATGAGGATGTGACGCCCTTTTTATATTTGCGTGAGCTGATGCTGGGCTTCCGCTCCAATAGCAACATCCGTCATGTGTTTATTGATGAGGCACAGGACTATTCACCATTCCAGCTGGCGTTCTTCAAACGATTATTTCCACAGGCTAAAATGACAGCACTGGGCGATTTTAATCAGGCTATCTATGCCCATGCTTCGGTGCTCCAGGATGCAGAACCATTGTATGACCTGTATGGAGCAGAACAGACCGAGATGATTTCCCTGACACGCAGCTATCGTTCCACACAGGAGATTGTAGAGTTTACCCGGGGGATGGTAGCAGGAGGGGAGCATATTGTTCCGTTTAACCGTAAGGGTGAGAAGCCCCTGGTAACCGAGGTGAACTCGCGTGAAAAACTGCATCAACTGATAACTGAGAATGTTACAAAATTGCTGGCAGAAGGCTATGAATCCATCGCGGTGATCTGTAAAAATGCTGATGAAAGCGCGGCAGCCTACGAAGCACTAGAAGGACAACTGCCAGTAAAGCCAAAATTAATTAAGAAAACAACTCCCGCTTTTGAAAAGGGGATTCATATTATTCCGGCCTATCTGGCGAAAGGCGTGGAGTTTGATGCCGTTCTCATTTATGACGGATCGGCCCAAGTATACCAGCGTGAGAGTGAGCGTAAATTGTTCTACACGGCCTGTACGCGAGCGATGCATTTGCTGCATATCTATAGCATAGGGGAGATTACGCCATTCGTGAGTTCGCAGGAATCGGAGACGTATATCCGTAAAGTGGAATAA
- a CDS encoding darcynin family protein, which produces MRYMMIVLLEFYPSWLALPREERRKHAGTLQAHIQKYSEHVQVRFFDAEALPGKDYTDFVVCETEDMKQYHYMWEEIRDSEPYTKGYMKIKDVLMGMENAFQSYESEMLQMDK; this is translated from the coding sequence ATGCGTTATATGATGATTGTATTATTGGAATTCTACCCTTCCTGGTTGGCTCTTCCTCGGGAAGAACGTCGCAAACATGCGGGAACCTTGCAGGCTCATATTCAGAAGTACAGCGAACATGTTCAGGTTCGTTTTTTTGATGCAGAAGCGCTGCCCGGAAAGGACTATACAGATTTCGTCGTATGCGAAACAGAGGATATGAAGCAATATCACTATATGTGGGAAGAAATTCGTGATTCGGAGCCGTATACTAAAGGGTACATGAAGATTAAAGATGTTTTGATGGGGATGGAAAATGCATTTCAGTCCTATGAGTCCGAAATGCTACAGATGGACAAATAA
- a CDS encoding FUSC family protein: MAVAFGARVLKTGIAVTLALFLSTLLNTHSPVGAAIAAIFAMQPSIYRSWRYFLDQLQTSTLGAIMALLGGMVFSNEPIAVGLVCVLVLMICLKINMADTVGLTLVTVVSVMEASGDWKFAVTRFALTLIGIVSAFVINITVFPPKPKRQFINQIQNVFNSMSLLLRTAISDEIKESVFREEKGNLEGAIKSLSDKYHLFEEEQKKLKRTKFSQTRQMVVYKQMLESLHKGYEVLDAVERHYFQSLRPEGTDAFFDDHLERLIRFHEHALLKFENKLKPNEDESELFQQANGDFMKHAITRFDHCQEGMLRLSIVAATMYDYGHQLERLSRLADHIHPVEESR, encoded by the coding sequence ATGGCTGTGGCTTTTGGAGCACGGGTGTTAAAAACGGGAATCGCAGTGACGCTCGCCCTTTTTCTGAGCACGCTTTTGAACACCCATTCGCCTGTGGGGGCAGCGATAGCCGCTATTTTTGCCATGCAACCGTCGATATATAGGTCGTGGCGTTATTTTCTGGATCAACTCCAAACAAGCACATTAGGTGCAATCATGGCGTTGCTGGGCGGAATGGTATTTTCGAATGAGCCGATTGCGGTCGGACTGGTATGTGTATTGGTACTTATGATATGTCTGAAAATAAACATGGCTGATACGGTTGGATTGACACTTGTGACCGTTGTTTCTGTCATGGAAGCTTCAGGGGACTGGAAATTTGCAGTAACCCGCTTTGCGCTGACTCTGATCGGGATTGTGTCTGCTTTTGTCATCAACATTACCGTTTTTCCTCCCAAACCGAAAAGGCAGTTTATCAATCAGATTCAAAATGTATTTAACAGCATGTCCTTGCTGCTGCGAACTGCCATTTCCGATGAGATTAAGGAGTCTGTCTTTAGAGAGGAAAAAGGAAATTTGGAGGGAGCTATTAAATCACTCTCGGATAAATATCATTTGTTCGAAGAGGAGCAGAAAAAGCTCAAGCGCACCAAGTTCAGTCAGACGAGACAAATGGTCGTATACAAACAAATGCTCGAAAGTTTGCACAAAGGTTACGAGGTCTTGGATGCGGTGGAAAGGCACTACTTCCAATCTTTACGTCCAGAGGGAACAGATGCGTTTTTTGACGACCATCTGGAGCGGCTGATTCGTTTCCACGAGCACGCTCTGCTGAAATTCGAAAATAAACTGAAACCAAATGAGGATGAAAGTGAATTGTTCCAGCAGGCTAACGGTGATTTTATGAAGCATGCAATTACACGTTTTGACCATTGTCAGGAGGGAATGCTACGGCTTTCCATCGTAGCTGCGACGATGTACGACTATGGTCATCAACTGGAGCGATTGAGCAGACTGGCCGACCATATTCATCCTGTGGAAGAGAGCCGATAG
- a CDS encoding DUF2238 domain-containing protein: MNQATAWSKNDRYPLVLLVLLVLALIWSLVRPADYFTWVLEILPAVLGAVLLAAIYRRFRFTNLVYTLIWLHALILIVGGHYTYAEMPLFNWIRDTFGLERNYYDRLGHFAQGFVPALIVREVLLRKTALGSGSWLTFLTVSVCLAISAVYELIEFAVAKATGTAAEAFLGTQGDIWDTQWDMLLAFIGALTAVILLSGVHNKLLKQLKV, from the coding sequence ATGAATCAGGCAACGGCATGGTCTAAAAATGATCGTTACCCGCTTGTTTTACTTGTACTGCTGGTGCTTGCTCTCATTTGGTCCTTGGTTCGTCCGGCGGATTATTTTACATGGGTACTGGAAATTCTCCCAGCCGTTTTGGGAGCTGTACTGCTGGCGGCTATTTACCGTCGATTTCGTTTTACCAATCTGGTATACACCCTCATCTGGCTACATGCATTGATCCTGATTGTCGGCGGGCACTATACCTATGCTGAAATGCCGCTATTCAACTGGATTCGGGATACGTTTGGGCTGGAGCGCAATTATTATGATCGACTTGGGCATTTTGCGCAAGGTTTTGTGCCTGCACTCATTGTAAGGGAAGTGCTGCTACGTAAGACGGCTTTGGGAAGCGGGAGCTGGCTCACTTTTCTAACGGTTAGTGTATGTCTTGCGATCAGTGCTGTGTACGAACTGATTGAGTTTGCCGTTGCCAAGGCAACCGGTACAGCGGCAGAGGCCTTTTTGGGAACACAGGGAGATATATGGGATACTCAATGGGATATGCTTCTTGCGTTCATCGGTGCCCTGACAGCGGTGATTTTGTTAAGCGGGGTACATAACAAGCTGCTTAAGCAGCTAAAGGTGTAG
- a CDS encoding adenine deaminase: MDMKRVFQRPPLADCVPELVATARGERKASLVIRGGTLVNVVSGELLPGMSIAVQGSRIAYVGRDVSHTIGEDTVIIEAEGRYMAPGLLDGHCHIESTQLTVTEFALAVLPLGVTGGFFDPHEISNVLGLKGLRLMLDEARTTPLAAYMQVASCVPSTGPELETTGASFGPAEVAEALSWGPDMIGLGEVMNFPGVVYGDDMMIGEIQATLRAGKVADGHFTWASDDWRLPVYAAAGITGDHECVTPEDVAERIRLGMYAKMRQGSAWHDVAETIRASTEMGLDTRRMMLVTDDRSAESLLHEGQMDFVVRHAIAQGVKPVTAFQMATLNTAERFGVARDIGSIIPGAIADIILLDGRLAEVNVTATIAAGQLVAEYGQMVADWEGFVYPAEVMDTVHLGRELSAADFRIAAPVQEGNVPVRVIRVTENHVDTKEVRMTVPVRDGEVASDPAQDLCKIAVFERHHASGSHAVALVTGVGFTEPAAIAMTVAHDSHNLLVIGNDDELMTQAAKQAVALRGGVVVVSASGETRFPLPIAGLMSPAPFAEVAAQSESISRALQQSGCMLNNALMTLSLLALVVIPEIRLSDQGLVVIGADGIRKVSLFVEEDATEA, translated from the coding sequence ATGGACATGAAAAGAGTATTTCAACGCCCACCGCTGGCGGACTGTGTGCCCGAGTTGGTAGCTACAGCTAGAGGGGAGCGCAAGGCATCGCTGGTGATCCGCGGAGGAACGCTGGTCAATGTGGTATCGGGCGAATTGTTACCGGGCATGTCTATTGCTGTGCAAGGCTCTCGTATCGCCTACGTCGGTAGAGACGTTAGCCATACGATTGGAGAGGACACCGTAATCATTGAAGCGGAAGGCCGCTATATGGCACCGGGTTTACTGGACGGACATTGTCATATCGAAAGTACGCAGCTCACCGTAACTGAATTTGCTTTGGCTGTACTGCCGCTGGGCGTGACGGGCGGTTTTTTTGACCCACATGAAATTTCCAATGTGCTCGGTCTAAAAGGGCTTCGTCTAATGCTGGACGAAGCCCGCACGACACCGCTGGCTGCTTACATGCAGGTAGCTTCCTGCGTGCCTTCCACAGGCCCAGAGCTGGAAACGACCGGTGCCTCTTTCGGTCCGGCGGAAGTCGCAGAGGCTCTAAGCTGGGGCCCAGATATGATTGGACTGGGCGAAGTAATGAATTTCCCTGGCGTCGTCTATGGTGATGACATGATGATTGGGGAAATTCAGGCCACGCTGCGCGCCGGCAAGGTGGCGGACGGCCATTTTACATGGGCCTCCGATGATTGGCGGCTGCCGGTCTACGCAGCCGCAGGAATTACGGGCGATCACGAATGTGTCACGCCCGAGGATGTAGCCGAGCGCATCCGGCTCGGCATGTATGCCAAGATGCGGCAAGGCTCCGCATGGCATGATGTGGCCGAGACGATCCGTGCCAGCACGGAAATGGGTCTCGACACGCGCCGCATGATGCTGGTGACGGATGATCGCAGTGCGGAATCCCTGCTCCATGAAGGGCAGATGGACTTCGTGGTGCGTCATGCGATTGCGCAGGGCGTTAAACCCGTGACTGCCTTTCAAATGGCAACGCTGAATACGGCAGAGCGCTTCGGCGTAGCACGGGACATTGGCTCGATTATTCCCGGTGCGATTGCCGATATTATCCTGCTTGATGGCCGCTTAGCCGAAGTGAATGTGACGGCTACCATCGCAGCGGGCCAACTGGTGGCTGAGTACGGACAAATGGTCGCCGACTGGGAAGGCTTTGTTTATCCTGCGGAAGTGATGGACACGGTCCATTTGGGTCGAGAGCTGAGTGCTGCAGATTTTCGTATTGCGGCTCCAGTACAGGAAGGGAATGTACCTGTACGGGTAATTCGTGTCACGGAAAATCATGTGGATACGAAGGAAGTGCGGATGACCGTTCCGGTGCGTGATGGTGAAGTTGCATCAGATCCTGCGCAGGATTTGTGCAAAATCGCCGTTTTCGAGCGGCATCATGCCAGTGGCAGCCACGCGGTGGCGCTTGTGACAGGCGTCGGCTTCACCGAGCCGGCTGCAATTGCCATGACCGTAGCGCATGACAGCCACAACCTGCTCGTCATTGGTAATGATGACGAGCTCATGACCCAGGCGGCGAAGCAGGCCGTTGCCCTGCGTGGCGGCGTGGTGGTTGTATCCGCCTCGGGTGAGACGCGCTTCCCGCTCCCGATCGCTGGGCTGATGTCCCCAGCTCCGTTTGCAGAGGTGGCTGCGCAGTCCGAAAGTATCAGCCGGGCACTTCAGCAATCCGGCTGCATGCTGAACAACGCGCTGATGACACTGTCGTTGCTCGCACTGGTCGTAATCCCTGAAATCCGCCTGTCGGATCAGGGACTTGTCGTGATCGGAGCCGACGGTATACGCAAGGTGTCTCTTTTCGTGGAAGAGGATGCTACGGAAGCCTGA
- a CDS encoding DUF1361 domain-containing protein has product MYDRLRSLNYPVKLYIFIALALCSVISTLWIINVRLPSGGRPYFFIWWNMMLAWIPMLLTLLLDVIHCSWRRGTRTFMLWIIGAGWLFFYPNIPYLITDLLHVFARYPFLGEQRFWGNPYFWNHVLGMLLVAVLGLTMGVVSLESVRQLVQRARGGLVSWLFMLAVLLLSSLGIYIGRFFRGNTWDIVSAPSQLYTQISSIWADSLQRTHFVEFSGMVFVIMLVSYVSMMCVVWMGNSRRDEWHRW; this is encoded by the coding sequence ATGTATGACCGTTTAAGATCGTTAAATTATCCAGTCAAACTTTATATTTTTATCGCACTGGCCTTATGCTCCGTAATCAGTACATTGTGGATCATTAACGTGCGATTGCCCTCAGGGGGCCGCCCTTATTTTTTTATTTGGTGGAATATGATGCTGGCCTGGATTCCTATGCTGCTGACGCTTTTGCTAGATGTCATCCATTGCTCGTGGAGACGGGGAACGAGGACATTTATGCTCTGGATCATAGGGGCTGGCTGGCTTTTCTTTTATCCCAATATACCCTATTTGATTACAGATTTGCTGCATGTATTCGCCAGATATCCATTTCTCGGGGAGCAGCGTTTTTGGGGCAATCCGTACTTTTGGAATCATGTATTAGGGATGCTGCTGGTAGCTGTGCTTGGCCTCACCATGGGGGTTGTATCGCTTGAATCCGTACGACAGTTGGTGCAGCGTGCTCGAGGCGGGCTTGTCAGCTGGTTGTTTATGCTGGCGGTACTCCTGCTAAGTAGCCTGGGGATTTATATTGGTCGTTTCTTTCGAGGAAACACATGGGATATTGTGTCTGCGCCGTCCCAGTTGTACACACAAATATCTTCCATATGGGCAGACTCTTTGCAACGCACGCATTTCGTGGAGTTTAGCGGGATGGTATTCGTGATTATGCTCGTTAGCTATGTATCCATGATGTGCGTGGTCTGGATGGGGAACAGCCGCCGGGACGAATGGCATCGCTGGTGA
- a CDS encoding Crp/Fnr family transcriptional regulator, translated as MQLYYRSLEKMAHQASIIDQDWNRFVEQTRVRHVQQGTYLIETGEPVKHAYFCSEGLFRLFYTLADGREYNVGFSPENDYVTSYGAMVQGKPSTFTIEAMEDSVVIEIPYHVLKELMDTSHRWERFVRNSVERLYIRKEERERELLYLSARERYDAFLLKYPGLDKRVAQYHIASYIGVSPVSLSRLLRSEPH; from the coding sequence ATGCAATTATATTATCGTTCATTAGAAAAAATGGCTCATCAAGCCTCAATTATAGATCAGGATTGGAACAGGTTTGTAGAGCAAACCCGTGTGAGGCATGTTCAGCAGGGTACATATCTTATTGAAACAGGGGAACCTGTGAAACATGCTTATTTTTGTTCGGAGGGATTATTCCGGTTGTTTTATACTTTGGCAGATGGTAGAGAATATAATGTTGGTTTTTCACCAGAAAATGATTATGTAACCTCTTATGGCGCTATGGTTCAAGGTAAACCATCCACTTTTACGATTGAGGCCATGGAAGATTCGGTTGTTATTGAAATTCCATATCATGTCCTGAAGGAGCTTATGGATACAAGCCATAGGTGGGAAAGATTCGTGCGTAATAGCGTGGAAAGACTATACATTCGCAAGGAGGAACGAGAACGCGAATTGTTGTATCTTTCTGCTAGGGAACGTTATGATGCCTTTCTTCTCAAGTATCCCGGGTTGGACAAACGAGTTGCACAATACCATATAGCTTCGTACATAGGTGTATCCCCCGTCTCACTTAGTCGTTTGCTGCGCAGCGAGCCGCATTAA
- a CDS encoding YwbE family protein: MNGQNRSDIRAGLQVDIVLKKDQPTGKLTRGTVKDILTNSPRHPHGIKVRLADGQVGRVKHIVMKEG, from the coding sequence ATGAACGGACAGAACCGATCTGATATCCGCGCTGGTCTTCAGGTGGATATTGTGCTTAAAAAGGATCAGCCCACGGGTAAGCTGACGCGAGGAACGGTGAAGGATATTTTGACCAATTCCCCGCGTCATCCGCATGGAATCAAAGTACGTTTGGCAGACGGGCAGGTTGGACGTGTCAAACATATTGTAATGAAAGAAGGATAG